One segment of Chloroflexota bacterium DNA contains the following:
- a CDS encoding alanine--glyoxylate aminotransferase family protein: MPSGPVEELNPPRRTLLGPGPSDVDPRVLRAMSAPILGYLDPEFIKIMDGVAQMLREVFGTEEAFTLPVSGTGSAGMEAALANLLEPGDVAVVVENGFFGLRLEEIASRQGATVVPVPVEWGKTADPDTVKAVLKQQPKVKLLAAVHAETSTGVLQPLDKLAQLAHEHDALFLVDAVTSLGGSHVDFDDIDIDFAYSATQKCLGAPPGMSPVAVSARGLDAIRSRTEKARSWYLDLGLLLQYWAGGTRIYHHTAPMSMIYALREALRLVLQEGLGNRIARHRRNGRALRAGLTALGLGLLVPEDYCTYQLTSVHVPEGVDDAGLRRRLLTEHNIEIGGGLGQFAGKMWRIGLMGESSTSSNVLILLSSLEALLPQFGYEVASGAGVAAASQSLAAD, encoded by the coding sequence ATGCCTTCCGGCCCCGTTGAGGAACTCAATCCGCCGCGCCGTACCCTCTTGGGGCCCGGCCCCAGTGACGTCGACCCGCGTGTGCTTCGCGCAATGTCCGCGCCTATCCTGGGCTACCTGGACCCGGAGTTCATCAAGATCATGGACGGCGTAGCGCAGATGCTGCGCGAGGTCTTCGGCACGGAGGAGGCGTTCACCTTACCTGTCTCCGGCACCGGATCCGCCGGCATGGAGGCTGCCCTCGCCAACCTGCTTGAGCCCGGCGACGTTGCGGTTGTCGTCGAGAACGGCTTCTTTGGTCTTCGTCTTGAAGAGATTGCTTCCCGGCAGGGAGCAACGGTCGTGCCCGTGCCTGTCGAGTGGGGCAAGACTGCCGACCCCGACACCGTAAAGGCTGTCCTCAAGCAGCAGCCCAAGGTAAAGCTGCTCGCAGCCGTCCATGCCGAAACCTCGACGGGCGTGCTTCAGCCGCTCGACAAGCTCGCCCAGCTAGCACACGAGCACGATGCCCTCTTCCTCGTCGACGCCGTAACCTCCCTCGGCGGCTCTCATGTGGACTTTGACGACATTGACATCGACTTTGCCTACAGCGCGACGCAGAAGTGCCTGGGTGCGCCCCCCGGAATGTCTCCTGTGGCTGTCAGCGCCAGGGGCCTCGACGCCATCCGCAGCCGCACGGAAAAGGCCCGCAGCTGGTACCTGGACTTGGGTTTGCTGCTTCAGTACTGGGCCGGGGGGACCCGCATCTACCATCACACGGCGCCCATGAGTATGATCTACGCGCTTCGAGAGGCGCTGCGATTGGTGTTGCAGGAAGGCCTGGGCAACCGAATTGCCCGCCACCGCCGCAACGGCCGCGCCCTTCGTGCCGGGTTGACGGCCCTCGGCCTTGGGCTGCTGGTGCCTGAGGACTACTGCACGTACCAGCTCACCAGCGTCCATGTGCCGGAAGGCGTCGATGACGCCGGCCTGCGCCGACGCCTGCTCACCGAGCACAACATCGAGATCGGCGGCGGGTTGGGCCAGTTCGCGGGCAAGATGTGGCGCATTGGGCTTATGGGCGAGTCGTCCACATCCAGCAATGTGCTCATTCTGCTGTCATCGCTGGAGGCCCTGTTGCCGCAGTTCGGGTACGAGGTAGCGTCCGGGGCGGGCGTTGCCGCCGCCAGCCAGAGCCTTGCGGCCGACTAG